In Pseudomonas sp. GCEP-101, one DNA window encodes the following:
- a CDS encoding methyl-accepting chemotaxis protein, with amino-acid sequence MVSTAFNEMVMTANEVARSCTQAAESADSGQRQAHDGQQQIDDAVDSVGRLSEEIAHSADAMRQLEQDSNDIQSILGTIRSIAEQTNLLALNAAIEAARAGDQGRGFAVVADEVRALARRTAESTGEIDNLLGTLARRTHDTGRQMQSSLEASQRTVGSIREARACFGAIRESVDVIRDMNAQIATAAEEQHQVAEEINRHISQIHRDAQEVAGLAEATRGDAQTLGGLSDELNRLVSRFRT; translated from the coding sequence ATGGTCTCCACCGCGTTCAACGAGATGGTGATGACGGCCAACGAGGTCGCGCGCTCCTGCACCCAGGCGGCGGAATCCGCCGACAGCGGCCAGCGCCAGGCCCACGACGGCCAGCAGCAGATCGACGACGCCGTGGACAGCGTCGGCCGCCTGAGCGAGGAGATCGCCCATTCCGCCGATGCCATGCGCCAGCTGGAGCAGGACAGCAACGATATCCAGTCGATCCTCGGCACCATCCGTTCCATCGCCGAGCAGACCAACCTGCTGGCGCTCAACGCGGCCATCGAGGCGGCGCGTGCCGGCGACCAGGGCCGCGGGTTCGCCGTGGTGGCCGACGAGGTGCGCGCGCTGGCGCGGCGCACGGCGGAATCCACCGGGGAGATCGACAACCTGCTCGGCACCCTGGCGCGCCGTACCCACGACACCGGGCGGCAGATGCAGTCGAGCCTGGAGGCATCGCAGCGCACCGTGGGCTCGATCCGCGAGGCGCGGGCGTGCTTCGGGGCGATCCGCGAGTCGGTGGACGTGATCCGCGACATGAACGCGCAGATCGCCACCGCCGCCGAGGAGCAGCACCAGGTGGCGGAGGAGATCAACCGGCACATCAGCCAGATCCACCGCGACGCCCAGGAAGTCGCCGGCCTGGCGGAGGCCACGCGCGGCGATGCGCAGACCCTGGGCGGGTTGTCCGATGAGCTGAACCGGCTGGTGTCGCGGTTCAGGACCTGA
- the ribBA gene encoding bifunctional 3,4-dihydroxy-2-butanone-4-phosphate synthase/GTP cyclohydrolase II has product MPFDRIEDIIEDYRQGKMVLLVDDEDRENEGDLLLAAERCTPEAINFMAREARGLICLTLTDEHCARLGLEQMVPANGSVYSTAFTVSIEAATGVSTGISAADRSHTVLTAVKPGARAEDLVQPGHIFPLRAREGGVLTRAGHTEAGCDLARLAGLTPASVIVEVMNDDGSMARRPDLEAFAKRHGIRIGTIADLIHYRLSTEHTVARIGESELPTVHGTFRLVTYEDRIEGGVHMAMVMGDIRRDEPTLVRVHVIDPLRDLVGAEYTGPKNWTLWAALQKVAEVGHGVVVVLANNESSQALLARVPQLTQAPRQFTRSQSRIYSEVGTGAQILQDIGVGKIRHLGAPLKYAGLTGYDLEVVETLPFEG; this is encoded by the coding sequence ATGCCGTTCGACCGCATCGAAGACATCATCGAAGACTACCGCCAGGGCAAGATGGTGCTCCTGGTCGACGACGAAGACCGCGAAAACGAAGGCGACCTGCTGCTCGCCGCCGAGCGCTGCACGCCGGAGGCGATCAACTTCATGGCGCGCGAGGCGCGCGGGCTGATCTGCCTGACGCTGACCGACGAACACTGCGCCCGCCTGGGGCTGGAACAGATGGTGCCGGCCAATGGCAGCGTCTATTCCACCGCCTTCACCGTGTCCATCGAGGCGGCCACCGGCGTCTCCACCGGCATCTCCGCCGCCGACCGCTCGCACACCGTGCTCACCGCGGTGAAGCCGGGCGCTCGCGCCGAGGACCTGGTGCAGCCCGGCCATATCTTCCCCCTGCGCGCCCGCGAGGGCGGCGTGCTCACCCGCGCCGGCCACACCGAGGCGGGTTGCGACCTGGCGCGCCTGGCCGGGCTGACCCCGGCGTCGGTGATCGTCGAGGTGATGAACGACGACGGCAGCATGGCCCGCCGCCCGGACCTGGAAGCCTTCGCCAAGCGCCATGGCATCCGCATCGGCACCATCGCCGACCTGATCCACTACCGCCTGAGCACCGAGCACACCGTCGCGCGCATCGGCGAGAGCGAGCTGCCCACGGTGCACGGCACTTTCCGCCTTGTCACGTACGAGGACCGCATCGAAGGCGGCGTGCACATGGCCATGGTGATGGGCGACATCCGGCGCGATGAGCCGACCCTGGTGCGCGTGCACGTCATCGACCCGCTACGCGACCTGGTCGGCGCCGAGTACACCGGGCCGAAGAACTGGACGCTCTGGGCCGCCCTGCAGAAGGTCGCCGAGGTCGGCCACGGCGTGGTGGTGGTGCTGGCCAACAACGAGTCCTCCCAGGCGCTGCTGGCCCGCGTGCCGCAGCTGACCCAGGCGCCGCGGCAGTTCACCCGCTCGCAGTCGCGCATCTATTCCGAAGTCGGTACCGGCGCGCAGATCCTGCAGGACATCGGCGTCGGCAAGATCCGCCACCTCGGCGCACCGCTGAAGTACGCCGGCCTCACCGGCTACGACCTGGAAGTGGTGGAAACGCTGCCTTT
- a CDS encoding LLM class flavin-dependent oxidoreductase translates to MKFSLFVHMERYDDQPSHRQLFEELTELTLMAEAGGFSTVWIGEHHAMEYTISPSPMPLLAYLAARTQTIRLGAGTIIAPFWHPIRVAGECALLDVISNGRMEVGLARGAYQYEFDRMANGMPAGDGGKYLREMVPVVKALWQGDVAHDGEIWKFPTSTSSPRPLQKPTPPMWIAARDPDSHNFAVANGCNVMVTPLMKGDEEVVDLKNKFEAALANNPDVPRPQLMVLRHTHVHTADDPDGWKVGAEAISRFYRTFDAWFGNKQTPVNGLLPPSPAEKFKERPEFELENIRKNTMIGTPEEIIARIRHYQELGVDEFSFWADNSLPYAQKKKSLELFIQHVVPAFR, encoded by the coding sequence ATGAAGTTTTCCCTGTTCGTGCACATGGAGCGCTACGACGATCAGCCCAGCCACCGCCAGCTGTTCGAAGAGCTCACCGAGCTGACGCTGATGGCCGAGGCCGGCGGTTTCTCCACCGTCTGGATCGGCGAGCACCACGCCATGGAGTACACCATCTCGCCGAGCCCGATGCCGCTGCTGGCCTACCTCGCCGCCCGCACCCAGACCATCCGCCTGGGCGCCGGCACCATCATCGCGCCGTTCTGGCACCCCATCCGCGTGGCCGGCGAATGCGCCCTGCTCGACGTCATCAGCAACGGCCGCATGGAAGTGGGCCTGGCCCGCGGCGCCTACCAGTACGAGTTCGACCGCATGGCCAACGGCATGCCGGCCGGCGACGGTGGCAAGTACCTGCGCGAGATGGTCCCGGTGGTGAAGGCGCTGTGGCAGGGCGACGTCGCCCACGACGGCGAAATCTGGAAATTCCCCACCTCCACCTCGTCGCCGCGTCCGCTCCAGAAGCCCACCCCGCCGATGTGGATCGCCGCCCGCGACCCGGATTCGCACAACTTCGCGGTGGCCAACGGCTGCAACGTGATGGTCACCCCGTTGATGAAAGGCGACGAAGAAGTCGTCGACCTTAAGAACAAGTTCGAAGCCGCCCTGGCCAACAACCCGGACGTGCCGCGCCCGCAACTGATGGTGCTGCGCCATACCCACGTGCACACCGCGGACGATCCGGACGGCTGGAAGGTCGGTGCCGAGGCGATCTCGCGCTTCTACCGCACCTTCGACGCCTGGTTCGGCAACAAGCAGACCCCGGTCAACGGCCTGCTGCCGCCCAGCCCCGCGGAGAAGTTCAAGGAGCGCCCGGAGTTCGAACTGGAGAACATCCGCAAGAACACCATGATCGGCACCCCGGAAGAAATCATTGCGCGCATCCGCCACTACCAGGAACTGGGCGTGGACGAGTTCAGCTTCTGGGCCGACAACAGCCTGCCCTATGCGCAGAAGAAGAAGTCGCTGGAGCTGTTCATCCAGCACGTGGTGCCGGCGTTCCGCTGA
- a CDS encoding flavin reductase family protein, which produces MIDHAAYKHVMGSFPSGVTVITTLDDDGQVVGLTASAFSSLSMDPALVLFCPNYSSDSYPVLIRRKQFAIHLLSADQKGEAYAFASKGKDKAQGIEWTLSERGNPLLANATAIIECELWREYEGGDHAILVGAVKNLIVPEQQITPMIYCRGKMGALQAFA; this is translated from the coding sequence ATGATCGACCACGCTGCCTACAAACACGTCATGGGCTCCTTCCCGTCCGGCGTCACCGTCATCACGACCCTGGACGACGATGGCCAGGTGGTCGGCCTCACGGCTAGCGCCTTCAGCTCCCTGTCGATGGACCCGGCGCTGGTGCTGTTCTGCCCCAACTACAGCTCCGACTCCTACCCCGTGCTGATCCGCCGCAAGCAGTTCGCCATCCACCTGCTGTCCGCCGACCAGAAGGGCGAAGCCTATGCCTTCGCCAGCAAGGGCAAGGACAAGGCCCAGGGCATCGAATGGACGCTGAGCGAACGCGGCAACCCGCTGCTGGCAAACGCCACCGCCATCATCGAGTGCGAGCTGTGGCGCGAATACGAAGGCGGTGACCACGCCATCCTGGTCGGCGCGGTGAAGAACCTGATCGTGCCGGAGCAGCAGATCACCCCGATGATTTACTGCCGCGGAAAGATGGGCGCGCTGCAGGCGTTCGCCTGA
- a CDS encoding DUF1330 domain-containing protein, which produces MKAYWIAHVDVTDPQQYGEYTRRAPAAFALYGGRFLARGGRSEALEGRPTPQRSVVIEFDSYEQALACYRSAEYQDACAHRQGVAKAEIVIVEGFDG; this is translated from the coding sequence ATGAAGGCTTACTGGATTGCCCACGTCGACGTCACCGACCCGCAGCAGTACGGCGAATACACCCGCCGCGCGCCCGCGGCCTTCGCCCTGTATGGCGGCAGGTTCCTCGCCCGCGGCGGCCGCTCCGAAGCGCTGGAGGGGCGCCCTACACCTCAGCGTAGCGTGGTGATCGAGTTCGATTCCTATGAGCAGGCGCTGGCCTGCTACCGCTCGGCGGAATACCAGGACGCCTGCGCGCACCGGCAGGGCGTGGCGAAGGCGGAGATCGTCATTGTCGAGGGATTCGACGGCTGA
- a CDS encoding purine-cytosine permease family protein, with translation MSDTPLIENHTVDYVPPAERHGRSRDLFTLWFSTNIAPLPVVTGAMAVQVFHLDLLWGLIAIVLGHLFGGVFLALASAQGPQMGIPQMVQSRGQFGRYGALLIVFFTALIYVGFFISNIVLAGKSIQGLVPATPTPVAIILGALSATAIGVIGYRFIHTLNRIGTWVMGGALLVGFAIMLGGELPADFLSRGAFNLSGFLATLCLGIIWQISFAPYTSDYSRYLPASVGIGKPFLATFAGAVAGTSLSFSFGAVAVLATPEGTDAMVAVKQATGVFGPVLMLLFLLNIISHNALNLYGAVLSIVTSIQTFAGSWTPSVRVRVVLSSVVLAGSCLMALGASANFISQFIGLILAMLIVLVPWASINLIDFYLIKRGRYDIQSIFRRDGGVYGRFNPHAIIAYFIGIIVQLPFANTSLFVGPYANYIDGVDLSWLVGLLVTCPLYYCLATRGQAREAGQPVALGIAE, from the coding sequence ATGTCCGATACTCCGTTGATCGAGAACCATACCGTCGATTACGTGCCGCCGGCCGAGCGCCATGGGCGCTCCCGCGACCTGTTCACGCTGTGGTTCAGCACCAACATCGCACCGCTGCCGGTGGTGACCGGCGCGATGGCGGTCCAGGTGTTCCATCTCGACCTGCTCTGGGGGCTGATCGCCATTGTCCTGGGCCACCTGTTCGGCGGCGTGTTCCTCGCCCTGGCATCGGCGCAGGGCCCGCAGATGGGCATTCCGCAGATGGTCCAGAGCCGGGGCCAGTTCGGCCGTTACGGCGCCTTGCTGATCGTGTTCTTCACCGCGCTGATCTACGTCGGCTTCTTCATTTCCAACATCGTCCTGGCGGGCAAGTCGATCCAGGGCCTGGTGCCGGCGACCCCGACGCCTGTGGCGATCATCCTCGGTGCACTGAGCGCCACCGCCATCGGCGTGATCGGCTATCGCTTCATCCACACCCTCAACCGCATCGGCACCTGGGTGATGGGCGGCGCGTTGCTGGTGGGGTTTGCCATCATGCTCGGCGGCGAGCTGCCGGCGGACTTCCTCTCCCGCGGCGCCTTCAACCTCTCCGGCTTCCTGGCCACGTTGTGCCTGGGCATCATCTGGCAGATCAGCTTCGCGCCCTACACCTCGGATTATTCGCGCTACCTGCCGGCCAGCGTCGGCATCGGCAAGCCGTTCCTGGCGACCTTCGCCGGCGCGGTGGCGGGCACCAGCCTGTCGTTCAGCTTCGGCGCGGTGGCGGTACTGGCAACCCCCGAAGGCACCGACGCGATGGTCGCGGTCAAGCAGGCCACCGGCGTGTTCGGGCCGGTGCTGATGCTGCTGTTCCTGCTCAACATCATCAGCCACAACGCGCTGAACCTATATGGCGCCGTGCTCTCCATCGTCACCTCGATCCAGACCTTCGCCGGCAGCTGGACGCCCAGTGTGCGGGTGCGCGTGGTGCTGTCCTCGGTGGTGCTGGCGGGCAGTTGCCTGATGGCGCTGGGCGCCTCGGCCAACTTCATCTCGCAGTTCATCGGCCTGATCCTGGCGATGCTGATCGTGCTGGTGCCCTGGGCCTCGATCAACCTGATCGACTTCTACCTGATCAAGCGCGGCCGCTACGACATCCAGTCGATCTTCCGCCGTGACGGCGGCGTCTACGGGCGCTTCAACCCGCACGCGATCATCGCCTACTTCATCGGCATCATCGTGCAGCTGCCCTTCGCCAATACCTCGTTGTTCGTCGGCCCCTATGCCAACTACATCGATGGGGTGGACCTGTCCTGGCTGGTCGGCCTGCTGGTGACCTGCCCGCTGTACTACTGCCTGGCCACCCGCGGCCAGGCCCGCGAAGCCGGCCAGCCGGTGGCGCTGGGGATCGCGGAATAA